TCTGCGCGTACTGCGCGGAGGCCGGCTCCTGTACGATGGTGATGCCTCCGGCGCCGTGTATCTCGCGCAGGCCTATGGTGCCATCGGAACCGGTGCCCGACAGCACGATGCCGATGGCCGCTTCGCCTTTTTCTCTCGCCAGAGCGCGGAAGAGGAAGTCGATCGGCATGCGCACCCCGTCGGCCGGGGGGGAGCTCAGACTCAGGACCCCTTTGTCGAGGGAGAGGAACTTGCCCGGCGGGATCATGTAGGCGTGGCCGGATTCGATCTTCATTCCCTCTCTCGCTTCCAGAACGGGCATCTTGGTCATCCTGGAGAGAATATCGACAAGCATGCTCGGCCGGTCGGGCTGGAGGTGCTGGACAAGGATAAATGCCGCCTCAAGTTTCGGAGAAAGCGTGGAAAAGAGTGCCTGGAGGACCTCGACGCCGCCGGCGGACGAGCCGATGCCGACAACCGGAAAGACGCTCCCCTCAGGTTTCTCGTGCTGATCCTTTTCTTTCATCGCACCCTCCTTTCTTCCGATGGGCGATCGCTCACTGCGTTCGCTAGGACGACCGCTTACGCTAGGACGACCGCACTACGTTGCCTAGGACGCAAAAAGCTTTTTCGTCCATCGTCCTAGGGAGCGAAAGCGACCGGTCGTCCCTCGTCCATCGGTAATTATCGTCCCTCTTCCATCTGTCTTTTACTTCCCACCCCCTTCGAGCGTCTGTTTCACCACGACAGCCAGCTGTTCGCGGGTAAGAGGCTTCATGAGAAATCCCTTGATACCCGCATCTTTGGCGGTCTTCTCATCGACCGTCGCGCTGTAGCCGGTGCACAAGAGTATCGGGATGTCCGGCCGCACCTGCAATAACCGCTTGGCAAGCGTGAGGCCCGTCATGCGGGGCATGGCCTGGTCCGTGATCACAAGGTCGAAGCGGCCGGGCTCTCGCGAGAAAAGCTCCACTGCCTTCTGGGGGTCTGTCTCGGCGTGGACTCTATAGCCGAGCCCCGAGAGCGACTGCTCCACCATGGAGGCTATCAGCTCTTCATCATCGACAACGAGTATGCTGCCGCTGCCCGTGGGAAGAAGCGCCGGTTTTGCCGCAGCATCTCCAGGGGCACGCTCCTCTCCCTTGGGAAGAAAGACCCTAAATGTGGAACCCTTCCCCTTTCTGCTGGATACCGTGATAGCTCCTCCATGCGACTTGACGATACCATAGACTACGGAAAGGCCGAGGCCTGAGCCCTTGCCCTGACCCTTGGTGGTAAAGAAGGGCTCGAAGATCCTCTGCCTGACTGAATCGTCCATGCCTTCGCCGGTGTCGGCAACGGAGAGCACGAGATAGTCGCCGGTATTGAGATCGGGGTCTGGAAGCAGATTCTGCGTATCAAGGGTGATCTCGCGCAGCGCAATCGTCATCACCCCTCCCTCGGCCATTGCCTGGGCTGCGTTCGTCGTGAGGTTCAGGAGCACCTGCTGCATCTGCGTGGGGTCTGCGATGACGGTGTCGTGCTCGGCTTCCAAATCGAGCCGTATGTCTATTGTGGTGCTGATGGTGCTGCGCAGCAGCTTTGCCGTCTCTGTTATCAGAGGCATGAGACTGAGCGGCTGCGCGTGCTGAGCCGATTTGCGGCTGAAGGCAAGTATTTGCTTGACGAGATCGCGGCCCCGGAGTGCCGCAGTGAAAACCCGTTTGAGTTGGTGGGAACCGGGGGAGCCTTCCGGCATGCCGTCGAGCGCAAGCTCCGTATTGCCGATGATGATCGCAAGGAGGTTGTTGAAATCGTGGGCTATGCCGCCGGACAGCGTGCCTACGGCTTCCAGCCGCTGCGACTCGCGAAGCTGCTGCTCAAGCTCCGCCTCACGGGTAATGTCGCGTGCCAGGACAACATATGTTATGACGCCTGATGCGTCTTTGACCGGCGAGACCCGCACGTCGCATTGCGACCCGGCGCCGTCCTTCCTCGGCAAGCTCATGCGGCCCGACCAGGGCTCACCCGTGGCGATGGCGTCGACGATGGAGCGCATCACCGGAGAAGCGCCGTCCTGCTCTGCAAGGGCTTCGATTGTGTTGCCTTCCAGCTCGGTTTTCTCATGTCCCGCTATAGCACCAAAAGCGGTGTTAACGTAGCGCAGCGCGCCGTCCCGCTCCACTACGGCGATCCCCTCCTCTGCAGCCTGGATTGCCGCCGCAAGCTTCCGACGGGTCTCTTCCTCCTCCCTTTGCCGCGTCACGTCTGTGGCGATGACGAGTACGGACGCAATGCGCCCGTTGACGTCGATCTCGGGCGCCGCTCTCCAGGAGAAATACTTTCTCCCTTTCTTTGTGGCGATCTCCAGATCGGTCGATACTACATCCCTTGTCCTGAATGCTTCCCTGATGGCCGTATCTAACCGGTCGGCGGTCTCCGGGGGAAGGCCGAGCCGTTGGTGCGTCTTTCCGATCGGCTTACTCGGATCGATGCCGATAAAGCGCTGGAACGCTCTGTTCGCGAACGTACAATGAAGGTTCCCGTCGAACCGCAGGATCAAATCCGGGGCGTTGTCGGCGAGCGATCGATAGTCCTGCCAGAGCCTCGCCGTTATCTCCTCATTCTTCTTCTCTTTCGTGATATCACGAAGATAGACAAGGAGCCCGCGGCTGTCCGACGGATAGGCGCGCACATCAAGCCACCTTCGGGCGACCAGGGAGAAGTCTTGAAACGCGACAGGCCTCCGCTCTGTCAGCGCCTGGGTATATCTTCTTTTGAAGCCTCCGTCCGCTTGCTTGTGGGGGGATGACCAGAGTTTCTTGCCCATGAGCTCTTCGCACGTCGTGTTCAGTAATCGGCCAGCGCTGCTGTTGCAGGAGAGCACGCGCAGGTCTTCGTCGAGCGAGAGGAAGGCGAGCGGGATCGTGTCGAGGATTGCTGAGTAGTCCGCCTTGCTGGCGTTCAACGCTTCGAAGGTTTCGACAAGCGCATTGGTACGCTCTTCGAGCAGCGCCTTTAGATCCTCGAGGTGGTTATCGTGACCATCCAAGTGTCGGGGGGGGGGAGATCCTGTGGCAGCTTC
This genomic stretch from Syntrophorhabdales bacterium harbors:
- a CDS encoding PAS domain-containing protein, with amino-acid sequence MKDEASRRGKPAFEKEHSSERDGRSITAEAATGSPPPRHLDGHDNHLEDLKALLEERTNALVETFEALNASKADYSAILDTIPLAFLSLDEDLRVLSCNSSAGRLLNTTCEELMGKKLWSSPHKQADGGFKRRYTQALTERRPVAFQDFSLVARRWLDVRAYPSDSRGLLVYLRDITKEKKNEEITARLWQDYRSLADNAPDLILRFDGNLHCTFANRAFQRFIGIDPSKPIGKTHQRLGLPPETADRLDTAIREAFRTRDVVSTDLEIATKKGRKYFSWRAAPEIDVNGRIASVLVIATDVTRQREEEETRRKLAAAIQAAEEGIAVVERDGALRYVNTAFGAIAGHEKTELEGNTIEALAEQDGASPVMRSIVDAIATGEPWSGRMSLPRKDGAGSQCDVRVSPVKDASGVITYVVLARDITREAELEQQLRESQRLEAVGTLSGGIAHDFNNLLAIIIGNTELALDGMPEGSPGSHQLKRVFTAALRGRDLVKQILAFSRKSAQHAQPLSLMPLITETAKLLRSTISTTIDIRLDLEAEHDTVIADPTQMQQVLLNLTTNAAQAMAEGGVMTIALREITLDTQNLLPDPDLNTGDYLVLSVADTGEGMDDSVRQRIFEPFFTTKGQGKGSGLGLSVVYGIVKSHGGAITVSSRKGKGSTFRVFLPKGEERAPGDAAAKPALLPTGSGSILVVDDEELIASMVEQSLSGLGYRVHAETDPQKAVELFSREPGRFDLVITDQAMPRMTGLTLAKRLLQVRPDIPILLCTGYSATVDEKTAKDAGIKGFLMKPLTREQLAVVVKQTLEGGGK